GACCGCTTCCAGAATCTGGTCCAACTCTCCCTCTATGGTAGTGCCCAAAGCGCCCACCTCGTGCTTCAATCCAGCTTTCTTTATCTCTTCAATTGCCGTATCCACGAAAGGCCTCATCTCGCCTTCAACCATTGGCGTAACACTGAATTCTGCTAGCACTGCCGACATGTTGTTCCCTCCTATATGTAAACCCTTTTGCAAATATGGAAATTCGTAAAAAGAATACCCATGAGGCAAATAGTAAAAACGGCTAACTTCTATTAACCTTTCGGGCCAATAATCTCAACACGCGTACCTAGAGGCGTCATTTCATAGAGTTGCTTTGCATCTTGGATTGTTAGTCGATTGCATCCATGAGAAGCGGGACGTCCTAAGAGGTAATATTGAGTTCTAGGTGTGGCATGGATAAAGTGCCCCTCGTGATACCGCATTGCCCAAAGCATGGCAACATTAAACTGCGATGACCAATGGTATTTCGTTTTAGAAAGAATGCTGAAAACGCCAGCATGATCATGGATTCTTCGTGGACTTTTGGGCGAGTAAACCCAATTATAGGCCGCCGAGGATGTTGTTAGATAAGCATGAGTAAGCTTTCCATCCCTCTGCACATATAGTCGCTGGTTAATTCGCAAATGCAAATCAAGATAGATTCCATCAGCCCTTCGGTTTGCGAGAACTGCAGGGCGAAACCGATATGATTTCTCCTCTTTCCCCAAAAGCTTACCAGCGTCATTATAAGCCTTGATTTTAACCGAAAAGACAAGTGAATCAATCCAAGGCACCGTGAAGTGGAGCACACTCTGAGCTGCCGGTACCTTTCCAATTAAGTAGGAAAATTCCCCACGCGACTGACCGCCAAGCGGTGTGCGAGTGCCACTGATTGCAACGACGACGGTCTCCGCTCCACCGGCAGACCACTCGAGTGCGAATGTCTCGCCCTCGACCACCTCTATCTGCGAAGGCCACGTAACGTAAAGCGCCTGTGCGCATACATCGGATGCAATAAAACTTATTAGGAAACCCAAAGGTAAAACAATTAGCCGCATTTAAAACTCTTTTTCGAAATTACTATGAATACAAGTTGAGGTCTCTAAGAAACTCTTTATGAGTTACGATTATGATTTACTCCTTTATTTGCGAAAATCTAAATTACTAATCGGGGTGGTGGGCGAGGTGGGAGTCGAACCCACATGGGTTTCCCCGGCGGATTTTAAGTCCGCTGCGTCTGCCATTCCGCCACTCGCCCTGTGGGGAGAGTGATTTTTTAAAATTATATCATAATACAACTTCAACGACAATATTAGGGCGCTTAGATAGTAACCTTTCGTTGACAAAGAGCACTGCCCTTGTTATTATTGGCAAAACACACGTTCGCCTTACTTTTTCTGCTAGACCGGTTGCCAACATGCTTGAACTAGAGAAAATCGCACCCGCCGTGAAAGAGTTTGCCCGTGAAAAAGCAGATGTACTTAGGGGGCTGGGCGATCAATTCTCGGTGGCGAATAGAGTTATCAACGACATATGTTCAGATGTTAACCGCGCCCACAGCCGAATCGAAAAAGCCAGGACCTCCTGGCTGATTGCTGACTTCCTTGAGCCCCTGGATGTGGCTCACCAGTGTCCCACGTGTCCACATCCCCATGCTGTAATCGCGGTTGACGGCTCACAGATCGCCCCTGGCAAGCATGAAATTGCATTG
This sequence is a window from Armatimonadota bacterium. Protein-coding genes within it:
- a CDS encoding MTH1187 family thiamine-binding protein yields the protein MSAVLAEFSVTPMVEGEMRPFVDTAIEEIKKAGLKHEVGALGTTIEGELDQILEAVKHAHQSVLAKGAPRVITEIRIDEKKGGLSMEKELEGYR
- a CDS encoding L,D-transpeptidase, with translation MRLIVLPLGFLISFIASDVCAQALYVTWPSQIEVVEGETFALEWSAGGAETVVVAISGTRTPLGGQSRGEFSYLIGKVPAAQSVLHFTVPWIDSLVFSVKIKAYNDAGKLLGKEEKSYRFRPAVLANRRADGIYLDLHLRINQRLYVQRDGKLTHAYLTTSSAAYNWVYSPKSPRRIHDHAGVFSILSKTKYHWSSQFNVAMLWAMRYHEGHFIHATPRTQYYLLGRPASHGCNRLTIQDAKQLYEMTPLGTRVEIIGPKG